The proteins below come from a single Papaver somniferum cultivar HN1 chromosome 11, ASM357369v1, whole genome shotgun sequence genomic window:
- the LOC113322312 gene encoding uncharacterized protein LOC113322312, which translates to MKNILCLSLFLVLLVGILRNSSTGNAQPGCEDETKALVDLCGKYVLKKGPRIRPSTECCGLVREVDVNCICMSATKEVEKRISMDKVHYVAATCHREVPHIKKCGVIRIGG; encoded by the coding sequence ATGAAAAACATACTCTGCTTGAGTTTATTTTTGGTCCTTCTAGTTGGAATTCTTCGAAATTCATCAACAGGGAATGCTCAACCAGGTTGTGAGGATGAGACTAAAGCTTTAGTAGATCTTTGTGGAAAGTATGTATTGAAGAAAGGTCCAAGAATTCGACCATCTACCGAATGTTGTGGATTGGTAAGGGAGGTTGATGTAAACTGCATTTGTATGTCTGCAACTAAAGAGGTTGAAAAACGTATTAGCATGGATAAAGTTCATTATGTTGCTGCTACTTGTCACAGAGAAGTTCCTCACATTAAGAAATGTGGAGTCATTAGGATTGGTGGCTGA
- the LOC113321773 gene encoding ankyrin repeat-containing protein ITN1-like, translating into MGIEIENEGENTEKIGELNLSRLSSITNLPSLSTSPTPSPSSTASTPALVLSNSGKRFDQSFKKKYVKQVTGRHNDTELHLAAQRGDLVAVKQILGDIDAQMTGTLSGAEFDAEVAEIRSAVVNEVNELGETALFTAADKGHLDVVKELLKYTTKESISRKNRSGFDALHVAASQGHQAVVQVLLDHDPGLSKTVGPSGATPLISAATKGHTAVVLELLSRDSSMVEVPRSNGKNALHLTARQGHVEIVKALLDKDPQLARRTDKKGQTALHMAVKGHSCEAVKLLLDADSAIVMLPDKFGNTALHVATRKKRAEIVNALLYLPDINVNALTRDHKTALDIAEGLNLSEESTEIRECLASRGAIRANELNQPRDELRKTVSQIKKDVHTQLEQTRKTNKNVNGIAKELRKLHREGINNATNSVTVVAVLFATVAFAAIFTVPGGDDNKGMAVVVNSISFKIFFIFNAIALFTSLAVVVVQITLVRGETKSERRVVEVINKLMWLASVCTSVAFIASSYIVVGRHYEWAAILVTVVGGVIMVGVLGTMTYYVIKSKRSRNIKKKEKSSRRSASQSWYHSEFSDSEVNPIYAI; encoded by the exons ATGGGTATCGAAATCGAAAACGAAG gTGAGAATACAGAGAAAATAGGTGAATTAAATTTGAGTAGATTATCATCAATTACGAACCTGCCATCGCTTTCGACATCACCaacaccttcaccatcatcaacaGCATCAACGCCGGCACTGGTACTATCAAATTCCGGTAAAAGATTTGATCAATCGTTTAAAAAGAAGTATGTGAAACAAGTTACAGGGAGACATAATGATACGGAGCTTCATTTAGCTGCACAAAGAGGAGATCTTGTTGCTGTCAAGCAGATTTTGGGTGATATTGATGCTCAGATGACTGGTACTTTGAGTGGTGCTGAATTTGATGCTGAAGTGGCTGAGATTAGGTCTGCTGTTGTTAATGAGGTTAACGAATTGGGGGAGACGGCGCTGTTTACGGCGGCGGATAAAGGGCATCTTGATGTGGTGAAAGAGTTGTTGAAGTATACTACTAAAGAGAGTATTTCGAGGAAGAATCGATCTGGTTTCGATGCATTGCATGTTGCTGCTAGTCAAGGCCACCAAG ctgtggttcaggttctattggACCATGATCCAGGATTAAGCAAAACAGTTGGTCCATCAGGTGCGACTCCTCTTATATCTGCAGCTACTAAGGGGCATACAGCTGTTGTGTTAGAATTGCTATCGAGAGATTCTAGCATGGTAGAGGTTCCACGATCCAATGGGAAAAATGCATTGCATTTAACTGCTCGACAAGGTCATGTAGAAATTGTGAAAGCGTTGTTGGATAAGGATCCACAACTGGCGCGCAGGACTGATAAGAAAGGACAAACTGCTTTACATATGGCTGTGAAAGGGCATAGCTGTGAAGCCGTGAAGTTGCTTCTCGATGCAGATTCAGCTATTGTTATGCTTCCCGACAAGTTTGGTAACACAGCGTTACACGTAGCCACCAGGAAAAAGCGGGCAGAG ATAGTGAATGCGCTCTTATACCTCCCTGACATCAATGTAAATGCTCTAACCAGAGACCATAAGACAGCACTTGACATAGCTGAAGGACTCAATCTGTCTGAAGAATCTACAGAAATTAGAGAGTGCTTGGCCAGCCGTGGTGCAATCAGGGCAAATGAACTTAACCAGCCGAGGGATGAACTTCGGAAAACTGTATCTCAGATTAAAAAAGATGTCCACACACAACTTGAGCAGACCAGAAAAACCAACAAGAACGTCAATGGAATAGCCAAGGAACTCAGGAAGCTTCATAGGGAAGGGATCAACAATGCCACCAACTCCGTCACTGTGGTAGCTGTTCTCTTTGCAACGGTAGCTTTTGCAGCAATTTTCACTGTACCAGGTGGAGACGATAACAAGGGGATGGCAGTAGTGGTGAATAGCATCTCATTcaaaatcttcttcattttcaacgcTATTGCTCTCTTCACATCATTGGCCGTTGTGGTTGTTCAAATTACTCTGGTAAGAGGAGAAACCAAATCAGAAAGAAGGGTTGTAGAGGTGATCAATAAGTTGATGTGGCTAGCATCAGTTTGCACCTCTGTTGCGTTTATTGCCTCCTCATATATCGTTGTAGGACGTCATTATGAGTGGGCAGCTATCCTGGTTACAGTCGTGGGAGGAGTCATAATGGTAGGTGTTCTCGGCACCATGACTTACTACGTTATTAAATCTAAACGGAGCCGTAATatcaagaagaaggagaaaagttcGAGGAGGAGTGCATCCCAGTCATGGTATCACTCTGAGTTTTCTGATTCTGAGGTTAATCCAATCTATGCAATTTAA